In Plasmodium gaboni strain SY75 chromosome 14, whole genome shotgun sequence, one genomic interval encodes:
- a CDS encoding calmodulin-like protein, with the protein MNEKPYIPIIEKLNNEKNPNFYICGNGYIAPLDIKNLKKISNTEKKNLQRVFSMMDKDNTGKISVCNLHDILHRYNYKISKSEVERMIWEFDENMDNCLDYDEIYFLYLRCVNDKKKQVPSDLYNIIQFFMFDYEMNGYITVEKTLQILYVRFGREKMDQEVQEIFGDKYEDESGVEKQIFLKEYLENEKKRIRKYRTENPKKGGK; encoded by the exons atgAATGAAAAACCTTATATACCAATAATcgaaaaattaaataatgaaaagaatccaaatttttatatatgtggaAATGGATATATAGCTCCATTAGACATCAAgaatttaaagaaaatttcCAACACAGAGAAGAAAAACTTACAGCGAGTATTTAGTATGATGGATAAAGATAATACAGGGAAAATATCTGTTTGTAACCTTCATGATATTCTACATAGATATAATTACAAAATTTCAAAg aGTGAAGTAGAAAGAATGATATGGGAATTTGACGAAAATATGGATAATTGTTTAGATTATGATGaaatatactttttatatttacgATGTGTGAATGATAAGAAAAAGCAAGTACCTAGTGACCTCTACAATATTAttcaattttttatgtttgATTATGAAATGAATGGATATATAACAGTAGAAAAAACTTTgcaaatattatatgtacGTTTTGGTAGGGAAAAAATGGACCAAGAAGTTCAGGAAATTTTTGGAGATAAATATGAAGACGAATCGGGAGtagaaaaacaaatattCTTAAAGGAATATTTggaaaatgaaaaaaagaGAATACGTAAATATAG AACTGAAAATCCTAAAAAGGGAggaaaataa
- a CDS encoding putative 1-acyl-sn-glycerol-3-phosphate acyltransferase yields the protein MEMDIKKKYKHSNILFRLFLTIYIYIVIFFSLSFALICQLSCLVIFFPLFLYSQRAKLYILGLCIQFGAYMLCSFINPFWKLVIVRKNKKKYEPKNTILFINHLSSVDPWVVNATTFPWPIKFVFKSSLLKIPIGGQALYLSGSVPIYFTKDKGGWGLKEGEVQRIMNICKGYQEMNVPLAIFPEGTRSVQGHLQLFKSGFFRFAIDNNCEILPCALHGTSKVWPLKSSLLDKGTIYFSFGEPFKPTPGMTYEELRDKTRMIIHELIKEFPDYDPEVDTLAKEFSQARGHGL from the exons ATGGAAATGgatataaagaaaaaatataaacatagCAATATTCTATTTAGGCTATTTTTaactatttatatttatatagtaatttttttttctttatcgTTTGCCTTGATTTGCCAATTATCATGTTTAGTAATATTTTTCCCCttgtttttatatagtCAAAGGGCaaaattatacattttaGGACTTTGTATCCAATTTGGAGCATACATGC tcTGTTCATTTATAAACCCATTTTGGAAATTAGTTATTGTAAggaaaaacaaaaagaaatatgaaccaaaaaatacaattttgtttattaatCATTTATCATCTGTTGACCCATGGGTAGTTAATGCAACTACATTTCCTTGGCCCATAAAATTTGTTTTCAAGAGTTCTTTGTTGAAAATCCCTATAGGTGGACAAGCCTTATATCTTTCAGGGTCTGTACCAATTTATTTTACAAAAGATAAAGGTGGATGGGGATTAAAAGAAGGTGAAGTACAAAgaattatgaatatatgtAAAGGTTATCAAGAGATGAATGTTCCTCTAGCTATATTTCCTGAAGGTACAAGATCTGTTCAGGGACATTTGCAATTATTTAAATCAGGCTTTTTTAGATTTGCTATAGATAATAATTGTGAAATATTACCCTGTGCATTACATGGTACCAGCAAAGTATGGCCTCTTAAATCTTCCTTGCTTGATAAAGGAAccatttatttttcattcGGAGAACCTTTTAAACCTACACCTGGTATGACATATGAAGAATTAAGAGATAAAACTAGAATGATTATTCATGAATTGATAAAGGAGTTCCCAGATTATGACCCAGAG gTCGATACATTGGCAAAGGAATTTTCCCAAGCAAGAGGACATGGATtataa
- a CDS encoding hypothetical protein (conserved Plasmodium protein, unknown function) — MSVEEPYNEINIIKKYYNFKNVESKKLDDDEEDKIINLLVFFKHKIETEVNEKYEYNTDKENIIKNILINYVKSLKILIFYIPFNNSIKKKITEKGIYKLLFLGMYNNQGDRYQNKFNDNILFYNNSNDELRNNKCQDIECENIIFSSYKVEIDKYELIFLINLITHNENNIEIFKYLYPFYFYYIILFEKQEKDTIFMLLNNFIINEESYIYISQKEDFSFLIFLSVLDCLKNIKNKAIICNYFYVFIENSLKNECKLFIHIYETLRNLYVNFYTYCLKLKDHNFPFEKIKLKIFTKKDNKYYLLKYISLMCRLLLETLYNILDSKNLDIEKIDVYKNLYKMIMNEIKDNINYINTVNYFDKYDDTHILKYYKNVLFMDVFIYHKKKIIIENFKLILFISNIFSDRYEQLDDFSCNDKISFINIIFTYLKIIYEKRSDSIEKKQQIIYHNFVLNRYIISVVANFSLDNTVSRYIRRNNGLDLLRKFMYIDDKDPCLSEYSILAIKHIKENENLDDL; from the exons atgtcGGTAGAAGAACCATATAAcgaaataaatattattaaaaaatattataattttaaaaacgttgaaagtaaaaaattagacgatgatgaagaagataaaataattaacCTTTTAGTGTTTTTCAAACATAAAATTGAAACAGAAgtaaatgaaaaatatgaatataatactgataaggaaaatataataaaaaatattcttataaatTATGTGAAAAGTTTAAAAATCcttatcttttatataccttttaataattcaataaaaaagaaaataacagaaaaaggtatatataaattattatttttagGAATGTATAACAACCAAGGGGATAGATAccaaaataaatttaatgataatatattattttataataattcaaatgatgaattaagaaataataaatgtcAGGATATAGAATGtgaaaatattatcttttCATCATACAAGGTAGAAATTGACAAATATGAATTGATATTcttaattaatttaataacacataatgaaaataatatagaaatatttaaatatttatatccattttatttttattatattatacttTTTGAAAAACAGGAAAAAGATACtatatttatgttattgaataattttataataaatgaagaatcatatatatatataagcCAAAAAGAGGATTTTTCTttccttatttttttatcagTTCTAGACtgtttaaaaaatattaaaaataaggCAATCATttgtaattatttttatgtatttattgAAAATTCTTTAAAGAATGAatgtaaattatttattcatatttatgAAACACTAagaaatttatatgtaaacTTTTATACATACTgtttaaaattaaaagatcataattttccatttgaaaaaataaaattaaaaatttttacCAAGAAAGATAACAAATActatttattaaaatatatatcactTATGTGTAGACTACTTTTAgaaacattatataatatattagatTCCAAAAATTTagatatagaaaaaattgatgtatataaaaatttatataaaatgataatgaatgagataaaagataatataaattatattaataccgtaaattattttgataaatatgatgatacacatatattaaagtattataaaaatgttttatttatggatgtattcatatatcataaaaaaaaaattataatagaaaattttaaacttattttattcatatcaaatatttttagTGATCGATATGAACAGTTAGATGATTTCTCATGTAATGAtaaaatttcttttataaatattatatttacttatttaaaaatcatatatgaaaaaagaaGTGATAGcatagaaaaaaaacaacaaattatatatcaCAACTTTGTATTAAAcagatatattattagtGTTGTAGCGAATTTTTCTTTAGATAACACTGTATCACGTTATATAAGGAGAAATAATG GTCTAGATCTTTTAAGAaaatttatgtatatagACGATAAGGATCCTTGTCTATCTGAATATTCCATTCTA GCcattaaacatataaaagaaaatgaaaactTGGACGATTTATAA
- a CDS encoding hypothetical protein (conserved Plasmodium protein, unknown function~part of same gene as PGSY75_1444100B~gap found within coding sequence), whose product MEDNNNNNETNLKTGQNGEQFYFLNPSEFIRNKEKVLKEFITKKYDDIIKQNKLSPDIRCTYFQCNPKIVIFTTYTPFQKYESVVSLKNVDTAARRLNVQINEDNTFKVIYITDIKKKIAPGMLFNFKIEFYPKSQGNYEYDLEVHSEGKYFLLPIRCMNDQIILNVQDEVIIDDTPIYMKSEKNISIKNIGQYENKFEVIINPPFYLSVSSSIHTLKRGEIEH is encoded by the exons atggaagataataataacaataatgaAACTAATTTAAAAACTGGACAAAATGGGGaacaattttattttttgaatcCTTCAGAATTTATTCgaaataaagaaaaagttctaaaagaatttattacaaaaaaatatgatgatattataaaacaaaataaattaagTCCTGATATTAGATGCACTTATTTTCAATGCAATCCaaaaatagtaatattTACTACCTATACTCCCTTTCAAAAATATGAAAGTGTTGTTTCTTTAAA AAATGTGGACACGGCTGCTAGACGCCTCAATGTTCAAATTAATGAGGATAATACTTTTAAagttatttatataacagatataaaaaagaag aTAGCACCTGGGATGTTATTTAACTTTAAA ATAGAATTTTACCCAAAATCTCAAGGAAACTATGAATACGATCTTGAGGTTCACTCAGAG ggaaaatattttctattaCCAATTCGATGTATGAACGATCAAATCATTTTGAATGTACAAGACGAAGTAATTATAGATGATACACCTATATACATGAAGAGtgagaaaaatatatcaattaaaaatataggtcaatatgaaaataaatttgaAGTTATAATAAATCCTCCCTTTTATTTGAGTGTTTCATCATCTATTCATACTCTCAAAAGAGGGGAAATAGAACAT